The genomic window CGATATGGATCAGTTCCGCGGCGGCGGTTCCGATGATGTGGACCCCCAGGATTTTCCGCGTGTCCCGGTGAAAGAGAATCTTGAGCAGGCCCGAATCGTCTCCCAGGATGACGCCTCGCGCGATCTCCCGGTAGCGGGCGGTGCCCACTTCGTAGGGAACCTTGTTCCGGGTCAGATCCTGCTCGGTGTTTCCGACCATGGACATCTCGGGAATGGAATAGATGCCGAAGGGAAACAGTTCCGGGATCGATTCGCAGGGCACGTCGAACGCGTGGCAGGCGGCCATGCGTCCCTGCTCCATGGACGTGGAGGCGAGGGCCGGAAAGCCGATGACGTCGCCCGCGGCGTAGATGTGGCGCTGCCGGGTCTGGAACGTGACCCCGACCGGAATGCGTCCCCGGCCGTCGCTCTCCAGGCCGGCGGCCTTCAGATTCAGGGATGCCGTGGCGCCGACCCGTCCGATGGAATAGAACAGGACCTCGGACTGGACCCGCTTTCCGGATTTGAGCCGGGCCTCGGCGCCACCGTTCACCAGGTGGATCGACTCCAATTCCTCGCCCAGCCGGAAGATGCAGTTCCGGTTGCGCATCTGATACAGCAGGGAATCGATGATTTCCGAGTCGACGAACTCGAGAGGCCGCCGTTGCTTGTCGATGATGGTGACCTCGGTGTCGAGCGCACCGAACATGGAAGCATACTCCAGACCGATCACACCCGCCCCCACCACCGTCATGGTCCGGGGCAGCGACTTCAGGCTCAGGATCTCGTCGGCAGTGATCACGGTCGCTCCGTCCACCGCAACGTCAGGAGGAGCGGCCGGCTCGGTGCCGGTGGCGATGACAAAATACTTCGAACGGACCCGCGTCACCTCCCGTTGCCCGCGGACTTCCACCTCGTACGGGCTCTTGAATGACGCCGTGCCCGACAGGAGCATCACCCCGTTGCGGCGCATCTGTTGCCGGATCACGTGAATCTGCTGTTGGACGACGTGCTGGCAACGGAAGAGGAGATCCTGCATGTCCAGGTCTTCCTTGAGCCGGTACGAATCTCCGTAGATGGCCCGCTGCCGGTAACCGGTCAGATAGAGGAGGGCCTCGCGGAAGGTCTTGGAGGGGATGGTTCCCGTGTTCACGCAGACCCCGCCCACCACCTCGCGCCGGTCGCAGATCCCGACTCTCTTGCCCAACTTGGCCGCCTGGACGGCGGCCCTTTGACCTGCGGGTCCGGTGCCGATGACGAACAGGTCCAGATCGATCAATGTGGCTCCATTGTGCCCGTGGACGGGGTGAGACTCAATGGCCGGTCAGTCCGGCCGTAGGAAAACCCTCATCTGGCGCCGGTTTCGACAGGCCCGGTTCGCCTTTGCCGGTTCGGCGGAATGCCTCCCAAAGCACTTGAAAAGCACGACTTCCATCCGCACCAGCCAATAACGTACTGCGATTGCTTTCAGCGATCAAAAATAGGCCTTGAATCCCAGTTGAATCTGGCGGCCCGGAAGTGCGCGGCCGATGCTTCCGAAGCCGGCGGTGCCAAATTCAGTTACCGGGTCGCCGCGCCTGACGGAGAAATTGGCCCGGTTGGCGGCGTTGAAGGCTTCGAGCCGCAACTCGAAACGGCGCTCGTCTTCGAACCTGAACGTGCGCCTCAGCGAGACGTCCAGATTGATGAGCCCCGGACCCTCCACGGTGGACCTTCCCGCGTTTCCATATTGGAAGGCCGGGGGCAAACGGAAGGCTTCGGTGTCAAACCACCGGGTCGGGACCCGCTGACTCTGGGGAAAGTTGGCGTCGCGGACCCGGTCGGGCCATTGGGAGGCCACCGAACCCACGTCCAACGGATCTCCCGGAAGATGGATCGTGATCCAGGGACCGTCCTGAGCGCTGGAAATCAACCGGAGCGACCAGTTGCGGACCAGGCCGGCGATCCACCGGGCGCCGGGTCCCACGCCACCGGACCCGAAGGGGAGGTCGTAGCCCAGGCTCAGCAGGAGCCTGCGGGGGACGTGGAAGTCGGCCAGCCCCCGGGTGGCCTCCAGGGGCACGTTCCGGGACCGAAAGAGGGGGAAAAAATGCGAGCCCATGTCGCTGGCGCCGATCTCGATCAGCCGCGACCAACTGAACGAGGCCAGCAGGGAGAGGCCGTGGTTGCCTGGAGCCTTCTCCAACTGCACCTGCAATCCGTGATACCACGCACCGCCGTCGGCCTGGGGCATCTGCACGGTCTGCAAGTGAGGATAGGGGCGGCGATGTTGCCGGTCGCCCGGTCCCGGCTCGGCGTCGTTGAGGGAGATCGTCTCCAGCCGGTGGACGGTGTGGGAACCGTGGTATCCGGCGTTGACGAGGAGTTCCCGAGAGAGGCGGTGCTGCAGGCTCAGTCCCCACGCCTGAGTCGTCGCCAGGGGCAGGGGAGTCTCGACGCCGTAGCGATCCGGCACGGCCGCGTCCCTGCCTCCTCGTGGAAAGGGATCGGAGAGCGACAGGGTCGGCGTCGCCAGATCGGACTTGAAAATCAGTCTCTCGGCGCCGGGCCTGGGGTTCCTTCCAAGTCTGGAGATCATTCCCACGTCGGGTTCGTTGGAATAGAGGCCGGCTCCGGTGTGAAGAACCGTGCGGCTGCCGAGACGTATCGCCAATCCCAGGCGGGGCTGGATTCCCGCCAGGCGGCCCCACTGGATGAGGGGCGTCCGTGGTTGGAAACGGCCCGTCTCCCCGGGCGCCAGATCCAGGTCCTGCAGCAGCGGGTGGAGCCGTCCCGTGCCGGGGTCGAAGTTGGACATGAAGCCCCGCAGGTCGACCCAGGGCAGCCGGAGTTCGTACCGGAGGCCCAGGTTCAGGTCCAATCCCGGTGTGACCCTCCACTCGTCGGAAATGTAGGCATAGATGCTGTTCTGGTGGAAACGCCCCCGATTGAACTCCCCGCCAAGTTGGCTCTGGGCCAGATGTCCCAGCAGGAAGTCGCCCCAGGCGTTCCCCGTGTACCGGTTGTAGAAATCGAACTCGGTCCGCCGGTGCTGGCCGTACTGGTTGAAATGTTGGCGGTACTCGAGACCCAGCTTCAAGGTGTGGTCGCCACGCGGGAGCACCAGGTCATCCTTGACCTGCCAGTTGCCCAGGGCCGTCTTGCCGGCGAGGGTCAGGTCTCCGATGCCGACGAATCCCGTGAGCTGGGTCCTGGGAATTCCGTGACGGTCCACCTCGGCCTGGAACAAAGGGCCAAAGTCCAGGCTCCCGGCGAGGCCGGGGAGGGGATGGGTGGGGGACG from Acidobacteriota bacterium includes these protein-coding regions:
- the sthA gene encoding Si-specific NAD(P)(+) transhydrogenase, producing the protein MIDLDLFVIGTGPAGQRAAVQAAKLGKRVGICDRREVVGGVCVNTGTIPSKTFREALLYLTGYRQRAIYGDSYRLKEDLDMQDLLFRCQHVVQQQIHVIRQQMRRNGVMLLSGTASFKSPYEVEVRGQREVTRVRSKYFVIATGTEPAAPPDVAVDGATVITADEILSLKSLPRTMTVVGAGVIGLEYASMFGALDTEVTIIDKQRRPLEFVDSEIIDSLLYQMRNRNCIFRLGEELESIHLVNGGAEARLKSGKRVQSEVLFYSIGRVGATASLNLKAAGLESDGRGRIPVGVTFQTRQRHIYAAGDVIGFPALASTSMEQGRMAACHAFDVPCESIPELFPFGIYSIPEMSMVGNTEQDLTRNKVPYEVGTARYREIARGVILGDDSGLLKILFHRDTRKILGVHIIGTAAAELIHIGQAVFALGGTIDYFVETVFNYPTFAECYKVAGLDGFNKVGPPKTGPFGQAP
- a CDS encoding TonB-dependent receptor is translated as MKSRCVPIFLGGCLVLLLAGRWAQGQAESATLLGTVRSEDGAPAGNVEISIRRPATNESYSLLTGPRGNYRRDSLAAGDYEIQVASRGYVGQLRTGVQLLVGQALRENFVLIPGDENEVRVQESGWVPSSSDRDDRGLVIDREKLETLPVASRDIGQLVDMAPGAARTSSGRRRGVKVMGMRRRDNLLYIDGTLFTHGDGGTSLQASTDALQEFDIKSGLYSAEYGIRPGAQIVAVTKSGTNAYHGSLYWFHRNDNLDARNFFEQEKKEFKRNQMGATLGGPILLPGLFKGTDRAWFFVSHQHRSIRETKPLTGVVPTSDERKGIFSTPITDPSTGAPFPNSRIPGDRFDPAALKLLPIWPGPNNVGPLNFTSPDSVSPIDNPQIIARVDLKTSDVSRWSGRFVWDSRPSFMARHVSIFSSRSPLATYGQSISYRRNLGSRDVNVASIHLFRRPYEASPTHPLPGLAGSLDFGPLFQAEVDRHGIPRTQLTGFVGIGDLTLAGKTALGNWQVKDDLVLPRGDHTLKLGLEYRQHFNQYGQHRRTEFDFYNRYTGNAWGDFLLGHLAQSQLGGEFNRGRFHQNSIYAYISDEWRVTPGLDLNLGLRYELRLPWVDLRGFMSNFDPGTGRLHPLLQDLDLAPGETGRFQPRTPLIQWGRLAGIQPRLGLAIRLGSRTVLHTGAGLYSNEPDVGMISRLGRNPRPGAERLIFKSDLATPTLSLSDPFPRGGRDAAVPDRYGVETPLPLATTQAWGLSLQHRLSRELLVNAGYHGSHTVHRLETISLNDAEPGPGDRQHRRPYPHLQTVQMPQADGGAWYHGLQVQLEKAPGNHGLSLLASFSWSRLIEIGASDMGSHFFPLFRSRNVPLEATRGLADFHVPRRLLLSLGYDLPFGSGGVGPGARWIAGLVRNWSLRLISSAQDGPWITIHLPGDPLDVGSVASQWPDRVRDANFPQSQRVPTRWFDTEAFRLPPAFQYGNAGRSTVEGPGLINLDVSLRRTFRFEDERRFELRLEAFNAANRANFSVRRGDPVTEFGTAGFGSIGRALPGRQIQLGFKAYF